In Sphingopyxis sp. FD7, a single window of DNA contains:
- the neuB gene encoding N-acetylneuraminate synthase: MVSGEGSGGRTFVIGEAGVNHDGSLDKALRLVDIAADAGADAVKFQTFRTDEVVTPDAQKAAYQQRQTGAGTQYEMIRALELDDAAHERIARHCAERGIEFMSTPFAPWAVDMLLGLGMQRIKIASGEIVNKPLIDKVASVGCPIILSTGMAELAEVVRAVDWIRAAQGAAGVSASPGDLVVLHCTSEYPAPAASVNLRAMDTLAAELDLPVGYSDHSLGTEIAVAAVARGATVIEKHFTENSRDHGPDHAASLEPPQLRAMIDAIRNVELALGDGVKRPVPIEIPTRTLVRRSAFALIDIKKGDRLTAATIAFLRPGDGIGPERADWLFERTATRDIPRGSKLCQDDVG, encoded by the coding sequence ATGGTGAGCGGCGAAGGTTCCGGCGGGCGGACATTCGTTATCGGGGAGGCTGGCGTAAACCACGACGGATCGCTCGACAAGGCGTTGCGCCTGGTCGACATCGCCGCCGACGCAGGAGCCGATGCGGTCAAGTTCCAGACATTTCGAACCGATGAAGTCGTCACCCCCGATGCGCAGAAGGCGGCGTATCAACAGCGTCAAACCGGTGCGGGCACGCAATATGAGATGATCCGGGCACTCGAACTGGACGATGCCGCGCATGAACGGATCGCGCGTCATTGCGCCGAGCGGGGGATCGAGTTCATGTCGACGCCCTTCGCGCCTTGGGCGGTCGACATGCTGCTCGGCCTAGGGATGCAGAGGATCAAGATCGCCTCCGGCGAGATTGTGAACAAGCCGCTGATCGACAAGGTCGCAAGCGTCGGCTGTCCGATCATCCTGTCGACGGGCATGGCCGAGCTCGCCGAGGTCGTCCGGGCCGTGGACTGGATTCGCGCGGCGCAAGGCGCGGCGGGTGTGTCAGCTTCGCCGGGAGACCTGGTTGTTCTGCACTGCACATCCGAATATCCGGCTCCGGCGGCGAGTGTGAACCTGCGCGCAATGGACACACTGGCCGCGGAACTCGACCTGCCGGTCGGCTATTCGGATCATAGCCTGGGAACAGAGATTGCGGTTGCAGCGGTCGCGCGCGGCGCAACGGTGATTGAAAAGCATTTTACGGAAAACAGCCGAGATCACGGCCCCGATCATGCGGCGTCGCTGGAACCCCCGCAGTTGCGCGCGATGATCGACGCCATTCGTAATGTCGAACTTGCGCTCGGCGACGGCGTTAAGCGCCCCGTGCCGATCGAGATTCCGACGCGCACCCTGGTTCGCCGCAGTGCTTTCGCACTGATCGATATCAAAAAGGGGGACAGGCTGACCGCTGCGACCATCGCCTTCCTGCGTCCCGGTGACGGTATCGGCCCTGAACGAGCGGACTGGCTTTTCGAGCGCACGGCGACGCGCGACATCCCGCGGGGCAGCAAGCTGTGTCAGGACGACGTCGGGTGA
- a CDS encoding SDR family oxidoreductase has protein sequence MKDRPLSGKLVVLTGAGGIIGRVAAERFVRGGARLVMVDRCERALGAARDALQEDKAAAFAMPCDLTDPIQVAELAASVEARHGPVDALFNNVAGKSKNIFAPFEHFPLDEWNEVMATNLTTAMLCCQHFGSLMAARGRGTIVNTLSIYGIVAPDQRIYEGAEYEGRAINSPAVYSAAKAGLWGLTKYLATYWGSKGVRVNAVTPGGVFSGQNETFVGRYSARVPMGRMAKAEEIADAMLFLASDGASYINGQNIVVDGGLTAW, from the coding sequence ATGAAGGATCGTCCGTTGTCGGGAAAACTCGTCGTGCTGACTGGCGCGGGCGGCATCATCGGGCGTGTCGCGGCGGAACGGTTCGTCCGCGGTGGCGCGCGCCTGGTGATGGTCGACCGCTGCGAGCGGGCCTTGGGGGCCGCGCGAGACGCGCTGCAGGAGGACAAGGCCGCCGCATTCGCCATGCCCTGCGATTTGACCGACCCCATCCAGGTGGCCGAGCTGGCTGCGAGTGTCGAGGCTAGACATGGCCCGGTCGACGCGTTGTTCAACAATGTCGCCGGCAAATCGAAGAACATCTTTGCGCCCTTCGAGCATTTCCCGCTGGACGAGTGGAATGAAGTGATGGCGACAAACCTGACGACGGCAATGCTATGCTGTCAGCATTTCGGCTCGCTCATGGCGGCGCGAGGCCGGGGAACAATCGTCAATACGCTTTCGATTTACGGCATCGTTGCGCCCGACCAGCGCATTTACGAAGGCGCGGAGTATGAGGGGCGTGCGATCAATTCACCTGCGGTCTATAGCGCGGCGAAGGCGGGTCTTTGGGGCCTCACCAAATATCTCGCCACTTATTGGGGTTCAAAGGGCGTGCGGGTGAATGCCGTGACACCCGGTGGCGTGTTCAGCGGTCAGAATGAGACGTTCGTGGGTCGCTATTCGGCGCGTGTGCCGATGGGGCGCATGGCGAAAGCCGAAGAGATCGCGGACGCCATGCTGTTTCTCGCCAGCGACGGTGCCTCTTATATCAATGGCCAGAATATCGTGGTTGATGGAGGATTGACGGCATGGTGA
- a CDS encoding Gfo/Idh/MocA family protein: protein MVLKDADSPRFLVIGTGSIGRRHVANLKGLVPGGRLAFLRHEARVDDFSSMMHAHVFGALDRAIEWRPTMAIVASPSDRHFDTLPGLLAAGIPTFVEKPVVIRAEDCAYLEGLRRVDLPPTQVGCVLRFTDLVARLKSWLDEGQLGRLIRARFECGQYLPDWRPGSDYRTSYSASRKRGGGVIFDLVHEIDLAVMFFGDCTLLHAVRDQRSSLHITSEDVALLHLRAADGLPIEVALDYVSRTPRREIRVIGEEATAILDFRTATLALHGPSGEEQRVVGTVSADAAYRLELAELLDAAHGRGMTRLPLHEGLKATRLAIAAHAFVDQGGDGN, encoded by the coding sequence ATGGTTTTGAAGGACGCCGATTCCCCGCGATTTCTTGTCATCGGGACAGGATCGATCGGTCGGCGGCATGTCGCAAACCTGAAAGGCCTGGTCCCGGGTGGGAGGCTGGCGTTTCTTCGTCACGAGGCCAGGGTCGACGATTTCTCGTCGATGATGCACGCTCATGTGTTCGGGGCGCTGGACCGGGCAATCGAATGGCGCCCTACCATGGCGATCGTCGCGTCGCCGTCGGACCGCCATTTCGATACGCTGCCGGGACTCCTTGCCGCGGGGATTCCGACGTTCGTCGAAAAGCCGGTCGTGATCCGCGCGGAGGATTGCGCCTATCTGGAAGGATTGCGACGCGTTGATCTGCCTCCAACGCAGGTGGGCTGTGTTCTGCGGTTCACCGACCTGGTGGCCCGCCTCAAAAGCTGGCTCGATGAAGGTCAGCTCGGAAGGCTGATCCGTGCCCGCTTCGAATGCGGCCAATATCTACCCGACTGGCGCCCCGGCAGCGATTATCGCACATCCTATTCGGCCTCGCGGAAGCGTGGGGGCGGTGTGATTTTTGATCTTGTCCACGAAATCGACCTGGCGGTGATGTTCTTCGGAGATTGCACGTTGTTGCACGCCGTGCGGGACCAGCGAAGCTCGCTTCACATCACAAGCGAGGACGTCGCGCTGCTCCATCTGCGCGCGGCCGACGGATTGCCGATCGAGGTCGCGCTTGACTATGTGTCGCGCACGCCGCGGCGCGAGATCCGCGTCATTGGCGAGGAAGCGACGGCGATTCTCGATTTCCGTACTGCCACGCTCGCCTTGCACGGTCCCAGCGGCGAAGAGCAGAGGGTTGTCGGCACCGTGTCGGCTGATGCGGCCTATCGGCTTGAGCTTGCGGAACTGCTCGATGCGGCGCATGGGCGGGGCATGACGCGGTTGCCGCTGCACGAGGGTTTGAAGGCCACCCGGCTCGCTATCGCAGCGCACGCATTTGTCGATCAGGGCGGGGACGGGAATTGA
- a CDS encoding acylneuraminate cytidylyltransferase family protein produces the protein MSTICTICARGGSRGVPGKNIRPLLGKPLIVHTIEMALAHSRIDHVFVSTDSEAIADIARAAGATVPYLRPAELATDTAGKIPVIRHLVEHVEAGGYGVNQIVDLDPTSPLRLSCDIDACLDLVDAGAEAVITAFEAEKNPYFNMVEVDEAGIARLSKRSESGHVVARQAAPPVYAMNASIYVWKRHALGTVLWDSEPRLHVMPRERSIDIDSELDFKLVELLMRERAGQ, from the coding sequence TTGAGCACCATCTGTACGATTTGTGCGCGCGGAGGGTCGCGCGGCGTGCCGGGAAAGAATATCCGCCCGCTGCTAGGCAAGCCGTTGATTGTCCATACGATCGAAATGGCGTTGGCGCATTCGCGCATCGATCATGTTTTTGTGTCGACCGACAGCGAAGCGATTGCCGATATTGCTCGGGCGGCGGGGGCCACCGTTCCTTATCTGCGTCCGGCTGAGTTGGCGACCGATACGGCCGGAAAGATTCCGGTCATCCGGCATCTTGTCGAACATGTCGAGGCGGGTGGGTATGGCGTGAACCAGATTGTCGATCTGGACCCGACGTCGCCCCTGCGGCTGTCCTGCGATATTGACGCTTGTCTCGATCTCGTCGATGCGGGCGCCGAAGCGGTGATTACGGCTTTCGAGGCTGAAAAAAACCCTTATTTCAATATGGTTGAGGTTGACGAAGCCGGGATTGCCCGGCTTTCGAAGCGGTCGGAATCGGGCCATGTGGTCGCACGTCAGGCGGCGCCGCCGGTTTATGCGATGAATGCGTCGATCTATGTGTGGAAACGTCATGCGCTCGGCACCGTCCTTTGGGACAGCGAGCCAAGGCTTCATGTCATGCCGCGCGAAAGGTCTATCGACATCGATTCCGAGCTGGACTTCAAACTCGTCGAACTTTTGATGCGGGAAAGGGCGGGCCAGTGA
- a CDS encoding aminotransferase class I/II-fold pyridoxal phosphate-dependent enzyme has translation MTLRDALGRLNETGFGVLFHVDASGRFLQTVTDGDVRRLLIAGRTLDSPIDDVRDSPSITAPDGLGGEAALALMDRHSIDQLPLLDEAGQVAGLYLRRDLAARIFLSAPHMSGDEMDFVREAFESNWIAPLGPNVDAFEREVAAVTGVASAAALSSGTAAIHLALILLGVGPGDRVICSSLTFAASANPILYQAAEPIFVDAEDGSWNMCPVALEKALDQCRREGHMPKAVIIVDLYGQPADYDRLLPICDRYAVPVIEDAAESLGSSLRGRSCGSFGRIGIFSFNGNKIITTSGGGMLVADDPAITEHARKLATQARENVPWYEHVELGFNYRMSNVLAGIGRGQIVRLEERVAARRAVFDRYREALADVESLVWMPEFEGSRSNRWLTTATLADGLNPGDLIAELARLDIEARHVWKPMHMQPIFAGCRYVTAGGNRDVAADIFARGLCLPSGSNMTATQVDRVAEALRAAVARASLAPRVA, from the coding sequence ATGACCCTGCGCGACGCGCTGGGTCGTCTGAATGAAACGGGTTTTGGCGTTCTGTTTCATGTCGATGCGTCCGGACGGTTCCTCCAGACCGTGACCGACGGCGACGTCCGGCGACTGCTGATTGCTGGCCGGACGCTCGATTCACCGATTGACGATGTGCGCGACTCTCCATCAATCACCGCCCCCGACGGCCTCGGCGGCGAAGCCGCGCTTGCGCTGATGGACCGGCATTCAATCGACCAACTTCCGCTGCTGGACGAGGCCGGACAGGTTGCCGGACTGTATCTGCGCCGTGACCTCGCCGCGCGGATTTTTCTGTCTGCCCCGCATATGAGCGGCGATGAAATGGACTTTGTTCGTGAAGCCTTTGAATCCAACTGGATTGCGCCGTTGGGACCCAATGTCGATGCGTTCGAGCGCGAGGTTGCAGCTGTCACTGGCGTTGCGAGCGCGGCGGCTTTGTCGTCGGGAACCGCGGCGATCCATTTGGCGCTCATTCTGCTCGGAGTTGGGCCCGGAGACCGGGTAATTTGCTCGTCGCTGACCTTTGCAGCAAGCGCCAACCCTATCCTCTATCAAGCAGCCGAACCCATTTTTGTCGACGCCGAAGATGGCAGCTGGAACATGTGTCCGGTTGCGCTGGAGAAAGCGCTCGATCAATGTCGGCGCGAAGGCCATATGCCCAAGGCCGTCATCATCGTCGACCTGTATGGTCAGCCGGCTGATTATGACCGCCTCCTGCCAATTTGCGATCGATACGCTGTGCCGGTGATCGAGGATGCCGCTGAGTCACTCGGATCGAGCCTTCGGGGACGGTCGTGCGGCAGCTTCGGCCGTATCGGCATTTTCAGTTTCAACGGCAACAAGATCATCACGACATCGGGCGGCGGAATGTTGGTCGCCGATGATCCGGCGATCACGGAGCACGCGCGCAAGCTGGCGACGCAGGCACGCGAGAATGTTCCCTGGTACGAGCATGTCGAACTGGGCTTCAATTACCGGATGAGCAATGTCCTGGCAGGAATCGGCCGGGGTCAGATTGTGCGACTGGAAGAACGTGTTGCCGCGCGCCGCGCCGTTTTCGATCGCTACCGCGAGGCCTTGGCGGATGTTGAGAGTCTTGTCTGGATGCCCGAGTTTGAAGGAAGTCGATCCAATCGATGGTTGACCACGGCAACGCTGGCTGACGGATTGAATCCAGGCGACCTGATCGCAGAGCTTGCTAGGCTCGACATCGAGGCGCGACATGTTTGGAAGCCCATGCACATGCAACCGATCTTCGCTGGTTGTCGTTATGTGACAGCCGGGGGCAATCGCGATGTTGCAGCCGATATTTTTGCGCGTGGTTTGTGCCTGCCCTCCGGCTCCAATATGACGGCGACACAGGTCGACAGGGTCGCCGAGGCGCTTCGTGCGGCGGTCGCGCGGGCAAGTCTGGCCCCTCGGGTCGCTTGA
- the neuC gene encoding UDP-N-acetylglucosamine 2-epimerase, whose product MSGRRRVTGSKRIVYLTGTRADFGLMLPTLRAIDQSPRLELRLIVTGMHLSDRFGRTEREVRASGLAVERTIPVPIDDDSGHGMGLSTGLITCGVADYLAENCCEALLLLGDRGEMLGAATAALFADVPIVHVAGGDRSGSVDESIRHSISKLAHIHCVSNDDSRQRLIRMGEDPDRIFDVGAPGLVGLVAPDRATAVTVRNRYGVKDDEPFVLLLFHPVVQQAAEAGVQWRAIFDALAEHPFRCVALMPNADHGTTAIRNEIESMQDAGRLTMIDHVPRADYLALLAECRFLIGNSSSGIVEAATFGTPVVNVGERQAGRLRSANVFDAPPESDAIGRAIRKAITFDPQGLRNVYGEPHADVRICEILEKTDFSDPALRMKINSY is encoded by the coding sequence GTGTCAGGACGACGTCGGGTGACCGGATCGAAACGCATCGTCTATCTGACCGGGACGCGGGCCGATTTTGGCCTGATGCTGCCCACACTCCGGGCGATCGACCAATCGCCGCGCCTGGAGCTGCGACTGATCGTCACGGGAATGCATCTGTCGGACCGGTTCGGTCGCACCGAGCGGGAGGTCAGAGCTTCCGGTCTCGCAGTCGAACGGACGATTCCGGTCCCGATCGACGATGACAGCGGTCACGGCATGGGCCTGTCGACCGGCCTCATCACCTGCGGCGTTGCCGATTATCTGGCGGAAAATTGTTGCGAAGCGCTTTTGTTGCTGGGCGACCGTGGCGAGATGCTCGGCGCGGCGACGGCTGCGCTCTTTGCAGATGTGCCGATCGTTCATGTTGCGGGGGGTGACAGATCGGGCTCGGTCGACGAATCCATCCGTCACTCCATTTCCAAACTGGCGCATATCCATTGTGTGTCGAACGACGATTCGCGCCAGCGTCTGATTCGCATGGGCGAGGATCCCGACCGGATATTCGATGTCGGCGCCCCAGGGCTTGTCGGTCTGGTGGCGCCGGATCGTGCGACTGCCGTGACGGTTCGGAATCGTTATGGCGTCAAGGACGACGAGCCGTTTGTTCTGCTCCTTTTTCACCCTGTCGTTCAGCAAGCCGCCGAAGCGGGAGTGCAATGGCGAGCCATTTTTGACGCGCTGGCGGAACATCCGTTCAGATGCGTGGCGCTGATGCCGAACGCCGATCATGGCACTACGGCAATTCGCAACGAGATTGAGTCGATGCAGGATGCGGGGCGGCTCACGATGATCGATCATGTGCCGAGGGCGGATTATCTGGCACTGCTTGCCGAATGCCGCTTCCTGATCGGCAATTCGTCCAGCGGTATCGTTGAGGCAGCGACATTCGGAACGCCCGTCGTCAACGTTGGCGAAAGGCAGGCTGGCAGGTTACGCAGCGCGAATGTCTTCGACGCCCCACCCGAAAGCGATGCGATCGGTCGAGCGATAAGGAAGGCGATCACTTTTGATCCGCAAGGGTTGCGCAATGTTTATGGCGAACCGCATGCCGACGTCAGGATTTGCGAAATACTGGAAAAGACCGACTTTTCCGATCCCGCTCTGCGGATGAAGATCAATTCATATTAG
- a CDS encoding acetyltransferase, which yields MAESKIIIVATGGLGREALWAARESREGWDVTGFLDDDDALQGRSVCDVPVLGRVDDWHRFADHHFLVAIGAPRSRQAVVRRMMETGNPRFGTVVHRSAALSDYVSIGDGSLICANVSITTQIRIGRHVIVNLNTTVGHDTDLGDFSTLAPLVACSGGVTAGAGVEIGTGTSIRQGLTLGQGCMIGMGSTLTKDVPANSLWLGNPATERRRLDEFLL from the coding sequence ATGGCTGAATCGAAAATCATCATAGTCGCAACAGGAGGCCTTGGGCGCGAGGCGCTCTGGGCCGCGCGCGAATCGCGCGAGGGATGGGATGTGACGGGTTTTCTGGACGATGATGATGCCTTGCAGGGGCGGTCGGTCTGCGACGTTCCGGTGCTTGGCCGAGTCGATGACTGGCACCGCTTCGCCGATCATCATTTCCTTGTGGCCATCGGCGCTCCGCGTTCAAGACAGGCCGTCGTGCGCCGCATGATGGAGACCGGAAATCCCCGGTTCGGTACCGTGGTGCACCGCAGTGCAGCATTGTCCGACTATGTGTCGATCGGCGACGGCAGTCTCATCTGCGCGAATGTGTCGATCACGACGCAGATACGCATCGGGCGGCATGTGATCGTCAACCTGAACACCACTGTCGGGCACGATACAGACCTGGGCGATTTCAGTACCCTCGCGCCGCTCGTTGCCTGCTCGGGCGGCGTCACGGCAGGTGCCGGGGTCGAGATCGGAACGGGGACCAGCATAAGGCAGGGGTTGACGCTGGGGCAGGGGTGCATGATCGGGATGGGGAGCACGCTGACCAAGGATGTCCCTGCTAACAGTCTGTGGCTCGGCAACCCCGCGACCGAACGCCGACGGCTTGACGAGTTCCTGTTGTGA